In one window of Aquamicrobium sp. DNA:
- a CDS encoding ParB/RepB/Spo0J family partition protein: MSALQKTKKLLRLDIPLGLLEKNEDNPNKMSAREFDLLIDNMEKTGITDAILVRPLDFKLAVDLAAKDFDESVLVAAFVENKLRFRIVGGHHRFDGAAYLGFETVPCTVIMDPKFDEEAEKFQLVRMNMIRGRMDPQAFFDLYNKLASSYTDEVLQDAFGFAEAAEFRKLIEQTAKALPDKHLQKKFKEAAEEIKTVDGLSKLLNEMFTKYGDTLPFGFMVFDHGGQRSMWLRIEGKTMNALDVIGDICIENERTVDDVVGQVLQLIAKGEMADALAKILKKVPKHSIPEGLAVAPTKEHLAKIAAV, from the coding sequence ATGTCGGCGCTTCAAAAGACCAAGAAATTGCTGCGCCTGGACATTCCGCTCGGCCTGCTGGAGAAGAACGAGGACAATCCCAACAAGATGTCGGCGCGGGAGTTCGACCTGCTGATCGACAACATGGAGAAGACCGGGATCACCGACGCGATCCTGGTTCGCCCGCTGGACTTCAAGCTGGCCGTCGATCTGGCGGCGAAGGATTTCGACGAGAGCGTTCTGGTCGCCGCCTTCGTCGAGAACAAGCTCAGGTTCCGCATCGTCGGCGGCCACCACCGCTTCGACGGCGCCGCCTATCTCGGCTTCGAGACCGTGCCCTGCACCGTGATCATGGACCCGAAATTCGACGAGGAGGCCGAGAAATTCCAGCTGGTCAGAATGAACATGATCCGCGGCCGCATGGACCCGCAGGCGTTCTTCGACCTCTACAACAAGCTCGCATCGAGTTACACCGACGAGGTCCTTCAGGATGCCTTCGGCTTTGCCGAGGCAGCCGAGTTCCGGAAGCTCATCGAGCAGACGGCGAAGGCGCTGCCCGACAAGCACCTGCAGAAGAAATTCAAGGAGGCGGCCGAGGAGATCAAGACCGTCGACGGCCTGTCGAAGCTGTTGAACGAGATGTTCACGAAGTACGGCGACACGCTGCCTTTCGGCTTCATGGTGTTCGACCACGGCGGCCAGCGATCGATGTGGCTCCGCATCGAGGGCAAGACCATGAACGCCCTCGACGTCATCGGTGACATCTGCATCGAGAACGAGCGCACGGTTGACGACGTCGTCGGACAGGTTCTGCAGTTAATTGCAAAGGGCGAGATGGCGGATGCGCTCGCCAAGATCCTGAAGAAGGTCCCGAAGCACTCGATACCGGAAGGCTTGGCTGTTGCCCCGACCAAGGAGCACCTCGCCAAGATCGCAGCGGTATGA
- a CDS encoding AAA family ATPase produces MEDEIDIKIEDTGAAWATSNGRFWVPTPIANRLPCGVYSVAVSQRLGPYLDQVRVVKDDLVVLPGMGADVVLDEIEQFVQRKDRYKARGVVHKRGIIMEGPPGSGKTSNTELMIELFVNKFDGVVFLAQDPSAVALGIGLIRKREPERLIMVVIEDIDAVVRGGGEEHLLNLLDGKHQADGVVVVATTNHLNKLPDRIANRPSRFDLVVQIGLPAAEARDAFLKAKEPQMSDAQRKAVVDITDGYSIAHLKELMLLTEVYEMPLEAAHARIKAIMERKLMPEQATLKAVKVPAAFSIQDAA; encoded by the coding sequence ATGGAAGACGAAATCGATATCAAGATCGAAGACACCGGCGCCGCCTGGGCCACGTCCAATGGTCGCTTCTGGGTGCCCACCCCGATTGCGAACCGCCTGCCCTGCGGCGTGTACAGCGTCGCCGTCAGTCAGCGCCTTGGCCCCTACCTCGATCAGGTGCGGGTGGTGAAGGACGATCTGGTGGTCCTGCCCGGCATGGGCGCCGATGTGGTGCTGGACGAGATTGAGCAGTTCGTGCAGCGCAAGGATCGCTACAAGGCGCGCGGGGTCGTGCATAAGCGCGGCATCATCATGGAAGGCCCTCCGGGCTCCGGCAAGACCTCGAACACCGAGCTGATGATCGAGCTGTTCGTCAACAAGTTCGACGGTGTGGTCTTTCTCGCCCAGGACCCGAGCGCGGTCGCTCTCGGCATCGGCCTGATCCGCAAGCGGGAACCCGAGCGCCTGATCATGGTGGTGATCGAAGATATCGACGCGGTTGTCCGCGGCGGCGGCGAGGAGCATCTGCTGAACCTGCTCGACGGCAAGCACCAGGCCGACGGCGTGGTGGTCGTGGCGACCACGAACCACCTGAACAAACTGCCCGACAGGATCGCCAACCGACCGAGCCGCTTCGACCTCGTCGTGCAGATCGGCCTTCCCGCCGCGGAGGCGCGCGATGCCTTCCTCAAGGCGAAGGAGCCGCAGATGTCGGACGCGCAGCGGAAGGCCGTCGTCGACATCACCGATGGCTACAGCATTGCTCACCTGAAGGAACTGATGCTGCTGACGGAAGTCTACGAAATGCCGCTGGAGGCCGCCCACGCCCGTATCAAGGCGATCATGGAGCGCAAGCTGATGCCGGAACAGGCGACCCTCAAAGCGGTCAAGGTGCCGGCAGCATTCTCGATCCAGGACGCGGCCTGA
- a CDS encoding GNAT family N-acetyltransferase, whose protein sequence is MISIGYSKSTQNTKAFALVVEGWNELVQEGMTLDQISFPYAATDAEVLFADLHNETVGCLLWRHSAGTQTFHVTMAYVEPSSRKKGVFKELVQSLKKLAKQRQVTRISFEFGAGNDVAEDVMEAIGARLSSVVYEM, encoded by the coding sequence GTGATTTCGATCGGCTACAGCAAAAGCACCCAGAACACGAAGGCTTTTGCGCTCGTTGTCGAAGGGTGGAACGAACTGGTGCAGGAGGGAATGACTCTCGACCAGATCAGCTTTCCATACGCGGCAACGGACGCCGAAGTCCTGTTTGCCGATCTCCACAACGAGACGGTGGGATGTCTCCTGTGGCGGCACAGCGCAGGCACCCAGACGTTCCATGTGACCATGGCCTACGTGGAGCCGTCCAGCCGGAAGAAGGGCGTGTTCAAGGAGCTGGTGCAGAGCCTCAAGAAGCTCGCCAAGCAGCGACAGGTTACCCGGATCAGCTTCGAGTTCGGCGCCGGCAACGATGTTGCCGAGGACGTCATGGAAGCGATCGGTGCGCGCCTCTCGTCCGTGGTCTACGAGATGTGA
- a CDS encoding RNase adapter RapZ encodes MLTILSFGFKFGTPDGLGPHFIIDCRALPNPHGRPDMRELTGKDAPVQEFVKRDGRYIALTGDVDRLISEGAKVIAFGCVGGRHRSVTMAELTCDRLVKLGHDVEVVHREID; translated from the coding sequence GTGCTCACGATTCTCTCGTTCGGCTTCAAGTTCGGTACGCCCGACGGCCTCGGCCCGCATTTCATCATCGACTGCCGCGCGCTGCCAAACCCGCATGGCCGCCCGGACATGCGAGAGCTGACCGGTAAGGACGCGCCGGTCCAGGAGTTCGTCAAGCGTGACGGTCGCTACATTGCGCTCACGGGAGACGTCGATCGCCTGATTTCCGAGGGTGCGAAAGTGATTGCCTTCGGCTGCGTCGGTGGCCGGCACCGTTCCGTGACGATGGCCGAGTTGACCTGCGACCGTCTTGTGAAACTCGGACACGATGTCGAGGTCGTGCATCGGGAAATCGACTGA
- a CDS encoding DegT/DnrJ/EryC1/StrS family aminotransferase: MPIPFAKPDITEAEITAISNCLRSGWLTTGGVTAEFERRFAETVGAKYALAVTSATMGALLVLDALGIGAGDEVIVPAYTFSGPAMMARRLGARVVFADSRASSPEMSWEDALAKVTSRTKAIMPTDFAGNPWEAGIESLETHFRDIPIIHDAAHAFPAAYSDGSKVGSKGLATFFSFYATKTLTTGDGGMVTTNDDDLAARIRKLRQHGFNKQLFDRYTNIQAGWAYAIEDNGWKANLTDLASSVGLVQLERAQEMLEKRRAIASLYDSIFTRTNLPVRPLGHDEGSAFHLYPIYVENRDDFITRMAGHGIQCSVHFIPLPLHPAWQDAGAPRCLNAENHFMRTVSLPIYPTMAVVDVAKVLDAAITSLKEQLECSQA, encoded by the coding sequence ATGCCGATACCGTTCGCCAAGCCGGATATTACCGAAGCCGAGATTACCGCCATTTCGAACTGCCTGCGTTCCGGTTGGCTGACGACGGGCGGGGTGACCGCTGAATTCGAGAGACGTTTCGCGGAGACTGTCGGGGCGAAGTATGCCCTCGCAGTCACCAGCGCGACGATGGGGGCGCTTCTCGTTCTTGATGCCCTCGGGATCGGCGCGGGGGACGAGGTGATCGTGCCGGCCTACACATTCTCCGGCCCGGCCATGATGGCGCGGCGGCTCGGCGCCAGGGTGGTCTTTGCCGACAGCCGGGCCAGCTCGCCGGAGATGTCGTGGGAGGACGCGCTCGCCAAGGTGACGAGCCGCACCAAGGCGATCATGCCGACGGACTTTGCCGGGAACCCGTGGGAAGCCGGTATCGAGAGCCTCGAGACGCATTTCCGGGACATTCCGATCATCCATGACGCGGCGCATGCGTTCCCGGCGGCCTATAGCGACGGGTCGAAGGTCGGCTCCAAGGGTCTCGCAACCTTCTTCTCGTTCTACGCCACCAAGACCCTGACGACCGGCGACGGCGGGATGGTCACGACGAACGATGACGATCTCGCCGCTCGCATCCGCAAACTCCGGCAGCACGGCTTCAACAAGCAGCTGTTCGACCGCTACACGAACATCCAGGCAGGTTGGGCGTATGCGATCGAGGACAATGGCTGGAAGGCCAACCTGACTGACCTCGCCTCGTCCGTCGGCCTCGTCCAGCTCGAACGCGCCCAGGAGATGCTGGAGAAGCGCCGGGCCATCGCGAGCCTCTACGACAGCATCTTCACCCGCACGAACCTTCCGGTGCGCCCGCTCGGCCATGACGAGGGCTCGGCCTTTCACCTGTACCCAATCTACGTCGAGAACCGCGACGACTTCATCACGCGCATGGCGGGCCACGGCATCCAGTGCTCGGTCCATTTCATCCCATTGCCGTTGCACCCAGCCTGGCAGGACGCTGGCGCCCCTCGCTGCCTGAACGCCGAAAACCACTTCATGAGGACGGTCAGCCTGCCGATCTACCCGACCATGGCGGTGGTCGACGTGGCCAAGGTTCTCGATGCCGCGATCACCAGCCTGAAGGAGCAGCTCGAATGCTCGCAGGCTTGA
- a CDS encoding PIG-L deacetylase family protein produces the protein MARHLILAPHHDDAEFGLGIAIQGWLARGDSVRVVIAATGSYRRADETYIDGTLRMEETSLAMNILGVTDWRAAGWFQENGALEAGYGELVQRIEKEIAEADPTDIYVCLPSFNQDHRALYDATVTAFRPGGVTACLHAYEYPGNGWQYPVPQVGRRYHPGTDGAVLGKINALRAHRSQFEGRAQGVNPDAAHALAAVRGAEIGVAYAEVTFLIREIAR, from the coding sequence TTGGCGAGGCATCTGATCTTGGCGCCGCATCACGACGATGCGGAATTTGGTCTCGGGATCGCCATTCAGGGGTGGCTCGCCCGCGGTGACTCGGTTCGGGTGGTTATCGCCGCCACCGGCAGCTACCGGCGCGCGGACGAGACATACATCGACGGAACGCTTCGGATGGAAGAGACAAGCCTCGCCATGAACATTCTCGGCGTGACCGACTGGCGGGCCGCCGGCTGGTTCCAGGAGAACGGCGCGCTCGAGGCGGGCTACGGTGAGCTGGTGCAGCGGATAGAGAAGGAGATCGCGGAGGCTGACCCGACGGACATCTATGTGTGCCTCCCGTCCTTCAATCAGGACCACCGGGCGCTCTACGACGCTACGGTCACCGCTTTTCGCCCCGGCGGCGTAACGGCATGCCTCCACGCCTATGAATACCCCGGAAACGGGTGGCAGTACCCGGTCCCGCAGGTCGGACGCCGCTACCACCCCGGCACGGACGGCGCGGTCCTCGGCAAGATAAACGCGCTGCGCGCGCACAGGTCGCAGTTCGAGGGGCGCGCGCAGGGGGTAAATCCCGACGCGGCCCATGCCCTTGCCGCCGTGCGCGGGGCCGAGATCGGCGTGGCCTATGCAGAAGTGACCTTCCTGATCCGGGAGATTGCCCGGTGA
- a CDS encoding WbqC family protein has product MRVASHQPAFLPWAGYWHKVMSVDTFVLQAGVQWAKDGYLNRIRHQGAWLTLPVDASDTSAINEVTIGHDARRIEKTWKAVAQVSGPYKKRLEPVLERLRNVKPGDSLMHLNVALLRCIAREMSFNYRFVLNHYAGSGSTKTDRLDSRLRVAAPHMTSFYMGAGTASYFDPERFARVDCFVQDPYRFAASSSILQLIAKEPDPADWIMSQGVWRKIER; this is encoded by the coding sequence ATGCGCGTTGCCAGCCACCAGCCAGCTTTCCTGCCGTGGGCGGGGTACTGGCACAAGGTCATGTCCGTCGACACGTTCGTCCTGCAGGCTGGCGTCCAGTGGGCCAAGGACGGCTACCTGAACCGAATCCGGCATCAGGGCGCCTGGCTCACGCTCCCCGTGGATGCGTCCGATACCAGTGCGATCAACGAGGTGACGATCGGCCATGATGCGCGCCGCATAGAGAAGACATGGAAAGCGGTGGCCCAGGTCAGCGGCCCCTACAAGAAACGCCTGGAGCCCGTTCTCGAACGCCTTCGCAACGTGAAGCCTGGCGACAGCCTCATGCACCTGAATGTCGCGCTGCTCCGGTGCATCGCGAGGGAGATGTCCTTCAACTACCGGTTCGTCCTGAACCACTACGCCGGCAGCGGCTCGACGAAGACCGATCGGCTCGACAGCCGCCTGCGTGTGGCCGCCCCGCACATGACCTCATTCTACATGGGCGCCGGCACCGCCAGCTACTTTGACCCCGAGCGTTTCGCGCGGGTCGACTGTTTTGTGCAAGACCCCTACCGCTTCGCCGCTAGTTCATCTATTTTGCAATTGATTGCAAAAGAGCCTGACCCCGCAGACTGGATCATGTCGCAAGGCGTCTGGAGAAAGATCGAGCGATAG
- a CDS encoding PEP/pyruvate-binding domain-containing protein, with protein sequence MKDQIFRFSGALCDWQDKDQKKAKAILGGKGAGLVMMAQAGMPVPPGFTITTTVCNELAAMKEKKLDLAYGDAMTLLMAEVDVNDAWLAGEFGYAPLVSVRSGAPLSMPGMMDTILNVGLTSETVFEWEDRLGQRAAWDSYRRLIQMLGSTAYGVPMKRFDNALTTMKKHLGVEQDTDLGVVDLQALVDQYLTIFFDEKGVEFPQTRKEQLTAAVKAVFNSWMNPRAIEYRKLNNIDASMGTAVNVQAMVFGNMNDKSGTGVLFTRNPSTGEAGMFGEFLVNAQGEDVVAGIRTPQPVHTMGQVQSEVWDSIYSQLLGMCAKLETAYKDMVDIEFTVQDGELFILQSRTGKRSAAAAFQIAVDLVNDAVIDAETALSRLTEDQYRVVKRPIIDPKFDAKPDFVGLPACPGVATGKPVFSSSDAVNCTEPCILVTHETTPDDIAGMNAAAGILTQTGGATSHAAVVARAMDKSCVVGCTDLDWSMVKAAKRITIDGATGQVWVETEVPVVDSSQLPAVKTVGEWCMMKVDAIPGVPVDDDQVGGEHQCIQVAYWWGHDELIDVLVSDLKDQAVREFTILDLRSPLELMQPEDADLVNAFGVNPYADDFDTALKQALFAAGGELKGLRVKGLTGADTAVFNSLGFVVLGSDAAPAVCPVDYAVFSTLSQAS encoded by the coding sequence GTGAAGGACCAGATTTTCCGCTTCTCGGGCGCGCTCTGCGACTGGCAGGACAAGGACCAGAAGAAGGCGAAGGCAATCCTCGGCGGCAAGGGCGCTGGTCTGGTCATGATGGCCCAGGCCGGCATGCCTGTGCCCCCCGGCTTCACGATCACCACGACCGTCTGCAACGAGCTTGCCGCCATGAAGGAGAAGAAGCTCGATCTTGCCTATGGCGATGCGATGACGCTGCTTATGGCCGAGGTGGACGTCAACGACGCATGGCTGGCCGGTGAGTTCGGCTACGCGCCGCTCGTCTCGGTTCGCTCCGGCGCCCCGCTTTCGATGCCCGGCATGATGGACACGATCCTGAATGTAGGGCTGACGTCCGAAACCGTATTCGAATGGGAGGATCGTCTCGGCCAACGCGCTGCCTGGGACAGCTACCGCCGCCTGATCCAGATGCTGGGCAGCACCGCCTATGGCGTCCCCATGAAGCGCTTCGACAACGCCCTCACGACGATGAAGAAGCATCTTGGCGTTGAACAGGACACCGACCTGGGCGTGGTCGACCTGCAGGCGCTGGTTGATCAGTATTTGACGATCTTCTTTGATGAGAAGGGCGTCGAGTTCCCGCAGACCCGCAAGGAGCAACTGACGGCCGCCGTCAAAGCCGTCTTCAACAGCTGGATGAATCCGCGGGCGATCGAATACCGAAAGCTGAACAATATCGACGCCTCGATGGGGACCGCGGTGAACGTCCAGGCGATGGTGTTCGGCAACATGAACGACAAGTCGGGGACCGGCGTTCTGTTCACCCGCAACCCTTCGACCGGCGAAGCCGGCATGTTCGGGGAGTTTCTGGTCAACGCCCAGGGCGAGGATGTGGTGGCCGGTATTCGTACACCGCAGCCGGTCCATACGATGGGTCAGGTCCAGTCGGAGGTTTGGGACAGCATCTACAGCCAATTGCTGGGCATGTGCGCCAAGCTCGAGACCGCCTACAAGGACATGGTCGACATAGAATTCACGGTGCAGGACGGAGAGCTGTTCATCCTCCAGAGCCGCACGGGCAAGCGCTCGGCCGCCGCCGCCTTCCAGATCGCGGTCGACCTCGTGAACGATGCCGTGATCGACGCCGAAACCGCGCTGTCGCGTCTCACCGAAGACCAGTATCGCGTGGTCAAGCGGCCGATCATCGACCCGAAGTTCGACGCCAAGCCCGACTTCGTGGGCTTGCCAGCCTGCCCCGGCGTCGCGACCGGCAAGCCCGTGTTCAGCTCGTCGGATGCAGTCAATTGCACTGAGCCGTGCATTCTGGTGACCCACGAGACGACGCCCGACGACATCGCCGGGATGAACGCCGCTGCCGGCATCCTGACTCAGACCGGAGGCGCCACAAGCCACGCGGCCGTCGTTGCCCGCGCGATGGACAAGTCGTGCGTCGTCGGTTGCACGGACCTCGACTGGTCGATGGTGAAGGCGGCAAAGCGGATCACGATCGACGGCGCGACCGGGCAAGTCTGGGTCGAGACGGAAGTCCCCGTCGTCGACAGCTCGCAACTGCCCGCCGTGAAGACGGTCGGTGAGTGGTGCATGATGAAAGTCGACGCCATCCCCGGAGTCCCGGTCGACGACGATCAGGTCGGCGGTGAGCATCAGTGCATCCAGGTCGCGTATTGGTGGGGGCACGATGAACTGATCGATGTGCTGGTCTCTGATCTCAAGGACCAGGCGGTGCGCGAGTTCACGATCCTCGATCTCCGCTCGCCGCTGGAGCTGATGCAGCCGGAGGACGCCGATCTGGTGAACGCCTTCGGCGTAAATCCGTATGCCGACGATTTCGACACCGCCTTGAAGCAGGCGCTCTTTGCAGCCGGCGGCGAGTTGAAGGGGCTTCGGGTCAAGGGCCTCACGGGCGCCGATACCGCCGTATTCAATTCGCTCGGATTTGTCGTGCTCGGATCAGATGCCGCGCCTGCTGTCTGCCCCGTGGACTATGCCGTCTTCTCGACGCTCTCGCAGGCGTCATAA
- a CDS encoding SDR family NAD(P)-dependent oxidoreductase, with protein MLAGLNEDLALPLLLPRPQISRDGPFYESVRGKRVLVTGAGGSIGSELVLQAAGSRPDLLVMADISELNLYEIDSTVRQGAPDQKKHAAILDVRDRVAVEKLMHDFEVDVVLHAAALKHVPLLENDHNLIEAVMTNVVGTANVSLAAVGRGADMVLVSTDKAVYPLSTMGKTKRVAELFTRSLAAHIGTSHLSQVRFGNVIGSSGSVVPLFRRQIAQGGPVTVTHREMTRYMMSIREAVGLVLSSADLQHRSGEGYGLHILDMGGPVKIVDLARQLIMLAGRTPGVDIKIEYTGLRPGEKLHEMLAYEWENMKPTEVPRLRKAAISIGRPKALLDMIAWLIQAARARNTEVVREALDKITSEAVAFKW; from the coding sequence ATGCTCGCAGGCTTGAACGAGGATCTTGCTCTCCCGCTTCTGCTGCCCCGCCCTCAGATATCCAGGGACGGGCCGTTCTATGAAAGCGTCCGCGGAAAGCGCGTACTCGTCACCGGGGCCGGCGGCTCGATCGGTTCAGAGCTGGTGCTGCAGGCCGCCGGTTCCCGGCCGGACCTGCTCGTGATGGCCGACATTTCTGAGCTGAACCTCTACGAGATCGACTCGACGGTTCGTCAGGGGGCGCCGGACCAGAAGAAGCATGCGGCAATTCTGGATGTGCGCGACCGGGTCGCGGTCGAGAAACTGATGCACGACTTCGAGGTCGACGTGGTCCTTCACGCGGCCGCGCTGAAGCATGTCCCGCTCCTCGAGAACGACCACAATCTGATCGAGGCCGTCATGACCAACGTCGTCGGGACGGCGAACGTCTCGCTTGCAGCCGTCGGCCGTGGCGCGGACATGGTCCTCGTCTCCACCGACAAGGCCGTCTATCCGCTGTCGACGATGGGAAAGACCAAGCGGGTGGCCGAACTGTTCACGCGCTCTCTCGCGGCGCATATCGGCACGAGCCATCTGTCCCAGGTTCGCTTCGGCAACGTCATCGGCTCGTCCGGCTCCGTGGTGCCCCTGTTCCGCCGGCAGATCGCCCAGGGCGGCCCCGTCACCGTCACCCATCGCGAGATGACGCGCTACATGATGTCGATCAGGGAGGCCGTCGGGCTCGTCCTTTCCTCGGCCGACCTGCAACATCGGTCTGGCGAGGGTTATGGCCTGCACATCCTCGACATGGGCGGCCCGGTGAAGATCGTGGATCTCGCCCGTCAGCTGATCATGCTGGCCGGCCGCACGCCGGGCGTCGACATCAAGATCGAATACACGGGGCTGCGACCGGGCGAGAAACTGCACGAGATGCTGGCCTACGAGTGGGAGAACATGAAGCCCACCGAAGTCCCGCGCCTGCGCAAGGCCGCCATCAGCATCGGCCGGCCGAAGGCCCTCCTGGACATGATTGCCTGGCTGATCCAGGCGGCACGAGCAAGAAACACCGAAGTCGTCAGGGAAGCGCTCGACAAGATCACCAGCGAGGCAGTCGCATTCAAATGGTAA
- a CDS encoding class I SAM-dependent methyltransferase, producing MGDTSLEMSPVEYAARVENFQGRVSWVREARRLIETVDTKSSVLSRCRVLDFGCGTGKLCRMLAGQGASVVGVDPSDEMLRRAEECEIGFVRPARPAYVRLDDRLPDHLGTFDVIFCLHVLGHTDDVAETLGMLSGALADKGRIVVLNPNLTHTLLRMPYNWLRGFKADPTIRHRFTLSGLENHARQASLRAEWAYMTGERFLGASSMMAASLVHA from the coding sequence ATGGGCGACACTTCACTCGAAATGAGCCCGGTCGAGTACGCTGCCCGCGTCGAGAATTTCCAAGGGCGCGTGAGCTGGGTACGCGAGGCGAGAAGGCTGATCGAGACGGTGGACACGAAGTCCTCCGTTTTGTCGCGATGCAGGGTTCTGGACTTCGGCTGCGGCACGGGCAAGCTGTGCCGGATGCTCGCCGGTCAGGGTGCAAGCGTCGTCGGCGTCGACCCGTCCGATGAAATGCTTCGTCGGGCCGAGGAGTGCGAGATCGGCTTTGTCCGCCCAGCGCGGCCCGCCTATGTTCGCCTCGACGACCGTCTGCCTGATCACCTTGGGACGTTCGACGTCATCTTCTGCCTGCACGTCCTCGGGCACACGGATGATGTGGCGGAAACGCTCGGGATGCTGTCCGGCGCGCTGGCCGACAAAGGACGCATCGTCGTTCTCAATCCGAACCTGACCCATACCCTGCTCAGGATGCCCTACAACTGGCTCCGGGGCTTCAAGGCCGATCCGACCATCAGGCACCGCTTCACGCTGTCGGGCCTGGAGAACCACGCAAGGCAAGCCAGCCTCCGGGCCGAATGGGCTTACATGACCGGCGAGAGGTTCCTCGGCGCTTCCTCGATGATGGCCGCCAGCCTCGTCCACGCTTGA
- a CDS encoding helix-turn-helix domain-containing protein, protein MQQSNFWGNLIHKLRIEQGVSQRVLADRAQVNRNTLRRIEAGKTSAEIATMERILRYLGYELEVMEEVSRDERLRRQAAIETNPDRRSKLAMSRILTMDLLATTGLIRLD, encoded by the coding sequence ATGCAGCAGAGCAATTTTTGGGGGAACCTGATCCACAAGCTACGGATAGAGCAAGGGGTATCGCAGCGCGTCCTTGCCGACCGGGCGCAAGTCAACCGCAACACGCTCCGTCGCATCGAGGCCGGCAAGACCTCCGCAGAGATCGCCACCATGGAGCGTATCCTCCGCTATCTCGGGTATGAGCTGGAGGTGATGGAGGAAGTCAGCCGTGATGAGCGGCTACGCCGGCAGGCGGCTATCGAGACAAACCCGGATCGCAGGTCGAAGCTGGCGATGAGCCGCATCCTGACGATGGACCTCCTGGCGACAACCGGCTTGATCCGGCTCGACTAA